Proteins encoded together in one Electrophorus electricus isolate fEleEle1 chromosome 9, fEleEle1.pri, whole genome shotgun sequence window:
- the anxa5b gene encoding annexin A5b, with protein MAGRGTVKPQSGFNANNDAEVLFKAMKGLGTDEASILQLLTARSNAQRQQIKAAYKTLHGKDLVSDLKSELTGKFETLIVALMEPPTLYDAKLLRNATEGMGTSEHVLIEILASRTPSEIQNIIQTYKNEYGHNLEDDVTGDTTGHFKRMLVILLQASRQQGVQEGSIQSDAKALFDAGEKKFGTDEEQFITILGNRSAEHLRRVFAEYMKMSGFQIEESINRETSGNLKEVLLAVVKCARSVPAYFAECLYKSMKGAGTDDNTLIRIMVSRSEIDMLDIRAEFRRMFATSLNKMIKGDSSGDYCKTLLLLCGGDDA; from the exons GCCGGAAGAGGAACTGTGAAGCCCCAGAGTGGATTCAATGCCAATAATGATGCAGAGGTTCTTTTCAAGGCTATGAAAGGACTGG GTACGGATGAGGCGAGCATTCTGCAACTGCTGACTGCCCGCAGTAACGCTCAGCGGCAGCAGATCAAGGCTGCCTACAAAACCCTGCATGGCAAG GACTTGGTGAGTGATCTGAAGTCAGAGCTGACTGGGAAGTTTGAGACTCTGATTGTGGCACTGATGGAGCCACCTACATTGTATGATGCAAAGTTATTGAGAAATGCCACTGAg GGGATGGGCACTAGTGAGCATGTTTTGATTGAGATCCTAGCATCTAGAACCCCCAGTGAGATTCAAAACATCATCCAGACCTACAAAAATG AGTATGGTCATAACCTGGAGGATGATGTGACTGGTGACACCACTGGACACTTCAAGAGGATGCTGGTCATTTTGCTCCAG GCCAGCAGGCAGCAGGGTGTACAAGAGGGCAGCATACAGAGTGATGCTAAG gccCTCTTTGATGCCGGAGAAAAGAAGTTTGGCACTGATGAAGAGCAGTTCATTACCATTTTGGGGAACCGCAGTGCTGAACATCTTAGGAGAG tgtttgcAGAGTATATGAAAATGTCTGGATTTCAGATAGAAGAGAGTATAAATAGAGAAACTTCTGGAAATCTGAAAGAAGTGCTGCTGGCTGTTG ttaaatGTGCCAGGAGTGTTCCAGCCTACTTTGCTGAGTGCCTGTACAAGTCCATGAAG GGGGCTGGCACGGATGACAACACCCTGATAAGGATCATGGTCTCCCGCAGTGAAATTGACATGCTGGATATACGAGCAGAGTTCAGGAGGATGTTTGCAACTTCTCTGAACAAGATGATCAAG GGAGACTCCTCTGGTGACTATTGTAAAACCCTGCTTCTGTTGTGTGGTGGAGATGATGCCTGA